A window of the Phaenicophaeus curvirostris isolate KB17595 chromosome 9, BPBGC_Pcur_1.0, whole genome shotgun sequence genome harbors these coding sequences:
- the LOC138724026 gene encoding solute carrier family 22 member 15-like isoform X2 has protein sequence MLIVLVGAVPEYHIDQEGVPVSRAELAKHIHFADNFTSIVTEWYLIEQEAYKVSLASSLFFAGLLIGNITFGPLSDKLGRKPVYISGLFLDVVLGYVTALAPNYGIFAVSRFFVGIVNGGMALVSFVLTQEYVGKSFWSFTGSLTNLTFAVGIAVYALLGYCIREWRYLALISNTPGVIFLLLSFMLPESPRWLYSQGKTAEAEDVLQYIALGNGKERLNLKLKPCAGTLRNDESAPGILNLVKHPVLRWRTIVLMYIWYVCSFVYYGLTLNAGELRGNLYLNVALSGLVEVPAFPLCMFFIEKSWSGRRKTMTSFLIFAGFACIFTMFLPTNAGPLLSPTLLALCGKMMVSAAFNIVYIYTSELYPTVLRNAGLGVCSMSCRFGGILAPFVPSMKYLSPSIPFVVFGISGLSAGFLTLLLPETLNKPIAEGVEDLQSAKYHLLKNEEAEQTT, from the exons ATGCTTATTGTGCTTGTGGGAGCTGTGCCTGAGTATCATATAGACCAAGAAGGAGTTCCAGTGAGCAGAGCGGAGCTTGCCAAGCACATCCACTTTGCTGACAACTTTACGTCTATAGTAACCGAG TGGTACCTAATCGAACAAGAAGCCTACAAAGTGAGCCTTGCATCATCCCTGTTTTTTGCTGGATTGCTTATTGGAAATATCACATTTGGCCCTTTGTCGGATAAACTGGGCAGGAAACCAGTGTATATCTCAG GTCTATTTCTTGATGTTGTTTTGGGGTATGTCACAGCATTAGCTCCAAATTATGGCATATTTGCAGTTTCACGTTTTTTTGTTGGAATTGTGAATGGTGGAATGGCTCTTGTGTCTTTTGTCCTAACCCAAGAATATGTAGGAAAATCATTTTGGTCATTTACAG GTTCGTTAACTAATTTGACATTTGCAGTTGGCATTGCTGTATATGCTTTACTGGGCTACTGCATAAGGGAATGGCGCTACCTTGCCTTGATATCGAATACCCCAGGagtcatcttcctcctcctttcttt tATGCTGCCAGAATCACCACGATGGCTGTATTCCcaaggaaaaacagcagaagcTGAAGATGTGTTGCAATATATTGCCCTTGGTAATGGAAAAGAGAGATTAAATCTAAAATTAAAACCATGTGCGGGAACATTGAGAAATGATGAATCGGCACCTGGTATCCTAAACTTAGTGAAACACCCAGTCCTTCGGTGGCGAACCATCGTTCTGATGTACATCTG GTACGTCTGCAGCTTCGTGTACTATGGACTAACTTTAAATGCTGGTGAATTAAGAGGAAATCTGTATTTAAATGTGGCTCTTTCTGGTCTTGTAGAAGTTCCAGCATTTCCTCTCTGCATGTTTTTTATTGAGAAATCCTG GTCTGGAAGACGTAAAACTATGACATCTTTTCTGATATTTGCAGGATTTGCATGTATATTTACCATGTTTTTACCAACAAATGCTG GTCCGCTCCTCAGTCCCACTTTGCTAGCTTTGTGTGGAAAAATGATGGTCAGCGCTGCTTTCAACATAGTGTATATTTATACATCTGAACTATACCCAACAGTACTGAG aaatgctgGCCTGGGGGTGTGTTCCATGTCTTGCAGATTTGGGGGCATTTTGGCTCCGTTTGTGCCATCTATG aAATATCTTAGTCCTTCTATACCGTTCGTGGTGTTTGGAATCAGTGGACTGTCAGCGGGATTCCTGACTCTCCTTCTGCCAGAAACACTAAACAAACCAATTGCTGAGGGCGTTGAAGATCTCCAGAGTGCAAAGTACCACCTGCTTAAGAACGAAGAGGCAga GCAAACCActtag
- the LOC138724026 gene encoding solute carrier family 22 member 15-like isoform X1, with amino-acid sequence MALALEEAIGAAGPFGAGQRRLAALLVLLQVYVACQSMLIVLVGAVPEYHIDQEGVPVSRAELAKHIHFADNFTSIVTEWYLIEQEAYKVSLASSLFFAGLLIGNITFGPLSDKLGRKPVYISGLFLDVVLGYVTALAPNYGIFAVSRFFVGIVNGGMALVSFVLTQEYVGKSFWSFTGSLTNLTFAVGIAVYALLGYCIREWRYLALISNTPGVIFLLLSFMLPESPRWLYSQGKTAEAEDVLQYIALGNGKERLNLKLKPCAGTLRNDESAPGILNLVKHPVLRWRTIVLMYIWYVCSFVYYGLTLNAGELRGNLYLNVALSGLVEVPAFPLCMFFIEKSWSGRRKTMTSFLIFAGFACIFTMFLPTNAGPLLSPTLLALCGKMMVSAAFNIVYIYTSELYPTVLRNAGLGVCSMSCRFGGILAPFVPSMKYLSPSIPFVVFGISGLSAGFLTLLLPETLNKPIAEGVEDLQSAKYHLLKNEEAEQTT; translated from the exons ATGGCGCTGGCGCTGGAGGAGGCGatcggggcggcggggccgttCGGCGCGGGGCAGCGGCGCTTGGCCgcgctgctggtgctgctgcag GTATATGTGGCTTGTCAGTCGATGCTTATTGTGCTTGTGGGAGCTGTGCCTGAGTATCATATAGACCAAGAAGGAGTTCCAGTGAGCAGAGCGGAGCTTGCCAAGCACATCCACTTTGCTGACAACTTTACGTCTATAGTAACCGAG TGGTACCTAATCGAACAAGAAGCCTACAAAGTGAGCCTTGCATCATCCCTGTTTTTTGCTGGATTGCTTATTGGAAATATCACATTTGGCCCTTTGTCGGATAAACTGGGCAGGAAACCAGTGTATATCTCAG GTCTATTTCTTGATGTTGTTTTGGGGTATGTCACAGCATTAGCTCCAAATTATGGCATATTTGCAGTTTCACGTTTTTTTGTTGGAATTGTGAATGGTGGAATGGCTCTTGTGTCTTTTGTCCTAACCCAAGAATATGTAGGAAAATCATTTTGGTCATTTACAG GTTCGTTAACTAATTTGACATTTGCAGTTGGCATTGCTGTATATGCTTTACTGGGCTACTGCATAAGGGAATGGCGCTACCTTGCCTTGATATCGAATACCCCAGGagtcatcttcctcctcctttcttt tATGCTGCCAGAATCACCACGATGGCTGTATTCCcaaggaaaaacagcagaagcTGAAGATGTGTTGCAATATATTGCCCTTGGTAATGGAAAAGAGAGATTAAATCTAAAATTAAAACCATGTGCGGGAACATTGAGAAATGATGAATCGGCACCTGGTATCCTAAACTTAGTGAAACACCCAGTCCTTCGGTGGCGAACCATCGTTCTGATGTACATCTG GTACGTCTGCAGCTTCGTGTACTATGGACTAACTTTAAATGCTGGTGAATTAAGAGGAAATCTGTATTTAAATGTGGCTCTTTCTGGTCTTGTAGAAGTTCCAGCATTTCCTCTCTGCATGTTTTTTATTGAGAAATCCTG GTCTGGAAGACGTAAAACTATGACATCTTTTCTGATATTTGCAGGATTTGCATGTATATTTACCATGTTTTTACCAACAAATGCTG GTCCGCTCCTCAGTCCCACTTTGCTAGCTTTGTGTGGAAAAATGATGGTCAGCGCTGCTTTCAACATAGTGTATATTTATACATCTGAACTATACCCAACAGTACTGAG aaatgctgGCCTGGGGGTGTGTTCCATGTCTTGCAGATTTGGGGGCATTTTGGCTCCGTTTGTGCCATCTATG aAATATCTTAGTCCTTCTATACCGTTCGTGGTGTTTGGAATCAGTGGACTGTCAGCGGGATTCCTGACTCTCCTTCTGCCAGAAACACTAAACAAACCAATTGCTGAGGGCGTTGAAGATCTCCAGAGTGCAAAGTACCACCTGCTTAAGAACGAAGAGGCAga GCAAACCActtag